The following proteins are encoded in a genomic region of Brachypodium distachyon strain Bd21 chromosome 1, Brachypodium_distachyon_v3.0, whole genome shotgun sequence:
- the LOC100842987 gene encoding probable WRKY transcription factor 54, translating into MSPVPSPHQSHLLGHGARKEKRMRKVDTFAPHNDGHQWRKYGEKKINNCNFPRYYYRCTYKDNMNCPATKQIQQKDHSDPPLYQVTYYNEHSCNSAFLALTPTEFQLQTASGKAVSICFDSSGAQEPAANASSPSSSAVPRGTPSENKNQTLRLSEAHSSWGPGVIEQKQVCTELQSCSTECQDAYSAGTISEDIDAGRFGSIRFFHFL; encoded by the exons ATGTCTCCGGTGCCGAGCCCACATCAATCACACCTTCTAGGCCACGGGGCAAG GAAAGAGAAGCGGATGAGGAAGGTGGATACCTTTGCGCCCCACAACGACGGCCACCAATGGAGGAAGTACGGCGAGAAGAAGATAAACAACTGCAACTTCCCCAG GTACTATTACAGATGCACCTACAAAGACAACATGAATTGCCCGGCCACGAAACAGATTCAGCAGAAAGATCACAGTGATCCCCCATTGTATCAAGTCACCTACTACAATGAGCACTCATGCAACAGCGCCTTTCTTGCTCTTACCCCCACAGAGTTCCAGTTGCAGACCGCATCTGGGAAAGCCGTCTCCATCTGCTTTGATTCATCTGGGGCTCAAGAACCGGCAGCCAATGCCAGCTCGCCTTCTTCAAGTGCAGTGCCTCGTGGCACGCCTTCGGAGAACAAGAACCAAACCCTCCGGCTTTCAGAAGCCCATTCTTCTTGGGGCCCCGGTGTCATAGAACAAAAGCAGGTCTGCACTGAACTCCAATCCTGCAGCACCGAGTGCCAAGATGCATATTCAGCCGGTACAATTTCTGAAGACATAGATGCAGGAAGATTCGGTTCTATCAGATTCTTCCATTTTTTGTAA
- the LOC100843292 gene encoding nitrate regulatory gene2 protein, with protein MGSTRAKNEDDKALVLCQERKRYVREALDGRCALAAAHFAYIQSLRHTGFALRKFVEPDVPTDSSLYTSTSATPEPPAIRQRSMNLSPSVSHQASDSFSPAASPFSSRHFHVSHMKAGRNPVRTVEEKVPVPVTATLQTSSPVPIQPVHDLDDSSTFEAPPGTPPWDYFGLFHPVESQLSFHDEKESGHDFENADDIRRLREKEGIPELEEELEKSHAHVGDISSPQQEKTPDVKDGEKSSMSGREDDFAESEDDFDKPSSEPLVRVFKNRNDTPVENTVAKQSPAHIASEKVALENIDSKTDKPKNDNRVLDISMYETDESPVTSPVKEVASSVAALTMNGKSKEPFHVVRNEVKDLYTSMKEVEILFIKASDSGKEVPRMLEADKVNFRPLLPKEKAHGLKASGFFATFFACCREEVPVPQPPPQAEVKYLTWHRSMSSHSSSSRNPLGDASKVDVDGLTGNIFSGVYMNSGSHASTLDRLYAWERKLYDEVKASGTICRQYDEKCRHLRHQESRGESQMSIDRTRAVVKDLYSRILVAVQRIDMISKNIEDLRDKELQPQLEELIGSLNRMWATMLECHRQQHEIIKLVSHSGNMKVVIRSESQFQAALLLQVELNTLCSNFQRWVGSHRSYLNSLNSWLLKCVKSLRKKKKSRKRKDADIQITEFDVAPIFTICEQWLELLKDLPIKDLEDAIKVLIADVNHCVPRQEKRRGGSRSTFSLAHNGGLNEEMGGIHKNVPPTDLQSSLGTFLGKLEVFSDVSLHKYMELKEKINKAKYNYEKYNK; from the exons ATGGGTTCTACCAGAGCAAAGAATGAAGATGACAAGGCCCTTGTGCTGTGCCAGGAAAGAAAACGTTATGTTAGAGAAGCACTTGATGGAAGATGTGCACTTGCAGCTGCTCACTTTGCTTATATTCAATCACTGAGACATACAGGGTTTGCTCTGAGAAAATTTGTAGAACCTGATGTGCCAACAGATTCTTCGCTGTACACATCAACATCCGCAACACCAGAGCCTCCTGCCATTAGGCAGAGATCGATGAACCTATCCCCATCTGTGTCACATCAGGCTAGCGACTCTTTCTCCCCAGCTGCATCCCCGTTTTCTTCAAGACATTTCCATGTCAGTCATATGAAAGCTGGGAGGAACCCAGTGAGGACTGTTGAAGAAAAGGTGCCTGTTCCTGTAACAGCAACTCTGCAAACCTCATCCCCTGTTCCAATACAACCTGTACATGATCTGGATGATAGCTCCACATTTGAAGCTCCTCCAGGGACACCACCATGGGATTACTTTGGCCTTTTTCATCCTGTCGAGAGCCAGTTGTCATTTCATGATGAGAAGGAGTCTGGTCACGATTTTGAAAATGCTGATGATATTAGGCGCCTTAGGGAGAAAGAAGGAATTCCTGAGCTCGAGGAGGAATTGGAGAAGTCCCATGCTCATGTTGGTGATATTAGTAGCCCCCAACAGGAGAAAACTCCAGATGTGAAAGATGGAGAGAAATCTAGTATGAGTGGCCGAGAGGATGATTTTGCAGAGTCAGAAGATGATTTCGACAAACCATCATCTGAACCTTTAGTACGGGTGTTCAAAAACCGCAATGATACACCTGTTGAAAACACTGTAGCTAAGCAGTCACCTGCACATATTGCTTCTGAAAAGGTTGCTTTGGAAAATATTGATTCTAAAACTGACAAGCCAAAAAATGACAACAGGGTACTTGACATTAGCATGTATGAAACTGATGAAAGCCCTGTGACAAGCCCTGTCAAAGAAGTGGCATCTTCAGTTGCTGCTCTTACTATGAATGGAAAATCCAAGGAACCTTTTCATGTCGTAAGAAATGAGGTGAAGGACTTGTATACATCCATGAAAGAGGTTGAAATCTTATTTATTAAGGCTTCTGATTCTGGGAAAGAAGTACCAAGGATGCTTGAAGCAGATAAAGTCAATTTCCGCCCTTTGCTACCTAAAGAAAAAG CGCATGGATTAAAGGCATCAGGCTTTTTTGCAACATTCTTTGCTTGCTGCAGGGAGGAAGTCCCTGTTCCTCAAC CTCCTCCTCAGGCTGAAGTGAAGTATCTTACCTGGCATAGATCAATGTCTTCACACTCTTCGTCTTCTAGGAACCCTCTTGGGGATgcatcaaaagttgatgttgATGGTCTCACTGGAAATATCTTCAGTGGTGTATACATGAATTCTGGCAGTCACGCTTCCACGCTGGATAGATTGTATGCATGGGAGAGAAAGCTTTATGATGAAGTTAAG GCCAGTGGTACAATTTGCAGACAGTATGATGAGAAATGTAGGCACTTGAGACACCAGGAATCAAGAGGAGAAAGCCAAATGAGTATTGATAGAACCCGTGCTGTTGTGAAGGACTTGTACTCCAGAATTTTAGTGGCTGTTCAAAGAATTGACATGATTTCGAAGAACATAGAGGATCTTAGGGACAAAGAGCTCCAACCACAGCTGGAGGAGTTAATTGGAAG TTTGAATCGCATGTGGGCAACGATGCTCGAGTGTCACCGGCAACAACACGAGATTATTAAGCTAGTATCCCATAGTGGCAACATGAAGGTTGTAATTCGGTCGGAATCACAGTTCCAAGCAGCTCTACTCCTCCAGGTTGAACTAAACACTTTATGTTCAAACTTCCAGAGATGGGTAGGATCGCACAGATCTTACTTGAATAGCCTCAATTCATGGTTACTCAAATGCGTGAAATCActaaggaagaagaaaaagtccaggaagaggaaggacgCTGATATTCAAATAACAGAATTTGATGTTGCGCCCATATTTACAATCTGCGAGCAGTGGCTTGAGTTATTGAAAGATTTACCAATCAAAGACTTGGAAGATGCTATTAAAGTTCTTATTGCTGATGTAAACCATTGTGTGCCTCGCCAAGAGAAGAGGCGTGGGGGTTCAAGGTCCACCTTCTCACTAGCCCATAATGGAGGATTGAACGAAGAAATGGGGGGGATCCATAAAAATGTTCCTCCTACGGATTTACAGTCAAGCTTGGGGACATTCCTAGGGAAGCTTGAAGTCTTCTCAGATGTTTCACTGCACAAATATATGGAACTAAAAGAGAAAATTAACAAGGCGAAGTACAATTATGAGAAATATAACAAGTAA
- the LOC100843904 gene encoding cyanohydrin beta-glucosyltransferase → MAAPEKKPCHVVLVPFPAHGHVAPHMQLARLLHARGIHVTLVHTELHYRRLVQANNGTVATTVNIPGFGVEVIPDGLSLEAPPQTLAAHLEALEQNCFEPFRELLRALEDPDDVPRLSCVIADAPMSFASLAARDVGVPDVQFFTASACGLMGHLQFEELIKRGLVPLKGSSYKTDGTFDATLDWVPGMKGMRLKDMPTFCHTTDADNALLRIHVRQMHVVATSKAIILNTFHDYEKDVVDALAALLPRIYTVGPLSSIMAASLTAAPTSNGGDFSGLTDTAPTSLLQEDTGCIKWLDGKEARSVVYVSYGSHAAMSSEKIKEFASGLESCGYPYLWVLRPDMAADVEVGKNGLVVPWCAQEAVLAHPAVGLFVTHCGWNSILETVMAGVPVLGWPMMSEQTTNCRQVSMSWKIGTELPQEARGHEIAALVREMMVGKKGLEARETTLKWKRLAEDATKEGGSSYGNLGSFVEDVLHEGF, encoded by the exons ATGGCCGCCCCGGAGAAGAAGCCATGCCACGTGGTGTTGGTGCCATTCCCGGCGcacggccacgtggcgcctcACATGCAGctcgcccgcctcctccacgcccGTGGCATCCACGTCACGCTCGTCCACACGGAGCTACACTACCGCCGCCTCGTCCAAGCCAACAACGGCACCGTTGCAACGACAGTCAATATTCCAGGTTTCGGCGTCGAGGTCATCCCCGACGGACTGTCGCTAGAGGCACCACCGCAAACGCTTGCAGCGCACCTCGAAGCGCTGGAGCAGAACTGCTTCGAGCCGTTCAGGGAGCTTTTGCGTGCGTTGGAGGATCCCGACGACGTGCCACGGTTGAGCTGCGTCATCGCGGACGCGCCCATGTCGTTCGCTTCCCTGGCTGCGCGCGACGTTGGCGTGCCCGACGTGCAGTTCTTCACGGCGTCGGCGTGTGGGCTGATGGGGCACTTGCAGTTCGAGGAGCTCATAAAGAGGGGACTAGTTCCGCTCAAAG GAAGCAGCTACAAAACCGATGGCACCTTTGACGCCACACTAGACTGGGTGCCCGGGATGAAGGGCATGCGGCTCAAGGACATGCCGACTTTCTGCCACACTACGGACGCTGACAACGCGCTGCTCCGGATCCACGTCCGGCAGATGCACGTCGTGGCCACCTCCAAGGCCATCATCCTCAACACCTTCCACGACTATGAGAAGGACGTCGTCGACGCGCTCGCGGCTTTACTCCCGCGCATCTACACCGTCGGCCCTCTCTCCAGTATCATGGCGGCGTCGCTCACAGCGGCCCCAACGAGCAACGGCGGTGACTTCTCTGGCTTGACCGACACGGCCCCTACTAGCCTCTTGCAGGAGGACACGGGATGCATCAAGTGGCTGGACGGCAAAGAGGCTCGCTCCGTCGTGTACGTGAGCTACGGCAGCCATGCCGCGATGAGCTCCGAGAAAATTAAGGAGTTCGCGTCCGGCTTGGAGAGCTGCGGCTATCCTTACCTATGGGTTCTACGGCCGGACATGGCCGCGGACGTTGAGGTTGGCAAAAACGGGCTGGTCGTGCCTTGGTGCGCCCAGGAGGCCGTCCTAGCGCACCCAGCGGTAGGGCTTTTCGTGACGCACTGTGGGTGGAACTCGATCCTGGAGACCGTGATGGCCGGCGTGCCAGTGCTTGGGTGGCCCATGATGTCTGAGCAGACGACCAACTGCCGGCAAGTGAGCATGTCGTGGAAGATCGGAACCGAGCTGCCGCAGGAGGCACGGGGCCATGAAATCGCGGCACTGGTGAGAGAGATGATGGTAGGGAAGAAGGGGCTGGAGGCGAGGGAGACGACCCTCAAGTGGAAGAGACTTGCTGAAGATGCTACAAAAGAAGGTGGATCATCCTATGGTAACCTTGGTAGTTTCGTGGAGGATGTCCTGCATGAGGGATTCTGA